One region of Candidatus Methylomirabilota bacterium genomic DNA includes:
- a CDS encoding glutamine--tRNA ligase/YqeY domain fusion protein produces the protein MTTAGSVPSPNFIRTIVEEDLRQNRWEGRVWTRFPPEPNGYLHIGHAKSICLNFGLAAEYGGRCHLRFDDTNPTKESVEYVESIKADVRWLGFDWGEHLYFASDYFEQLYRWAVQLIEAGRAYVDDLSAEETREYRGTLTEPGRESPYRRRSVEENLDLFARMRAGEFEDGTRTLRAKIDMASPNLNLRDPVMYRIRKTSHHRTGDEWCIYPMYDWAHGQCDSIERITHSLCTLEYEAHRPLYDWYLGALGVYHPQQIEFARLNLSHTVLSKRRLLELVEGGHVSGWDDPRMPTLAGLRRRGYTSEAIRDFCERIGVAKADNVVDIAHLEHCLREDLNRRAPRVMGVLRPLRLVLENYPEGQTEELDAINNPEDPSMGTRKVPFSRVLYIEQDDFREVPPPKYFRLSPGGEVRLRYGYIIRCVGVVKDDRTGEIVEVRGTYDPASRGGEARGRKVKGTIHWVSAAHAVEAEVRLYEHLFLRSRPDDEEDWTAHLNPSSLVSLEGCRLEPSLAGAVPGSRYQFERLGYFCADPDSGGRRLVFNRTVPLRDTWAKLEKP, from the coding sequence ATGACCACCGCCGGTTCGGTGCCGTCGCCGAACTTCATCCGGACGATCGTGGAGGAGGACCTCCGCCAGAACCGCTGGGAGGGCCGGGTCTGGACACGGTTCCCGCCCGAGCCGAACGGCTACCTCCACATCGGCCACGCCAAGTCCATCTGCCTCAACTTCGGGCTGGCCGCCGAGTACGGGGGCCGTTGTCATCTCCGCTTCGACGACACCAACCCTACCAAGGAGAGCGTCGAGTACGTCGAGTCGATCAAGGCCGACGTCCGCTGGCTCGGCTTCGACTGGGGCGAGCACCTCTACTTCGCCTCCGACTACTTCGAGCAGCTCTACCGGTGGGCCGTCCAGCTCATCGAGGCCGGTCGGGCCTACGTCGACGACCTGAGCGCGGAGGAGACCCGGGAGTACCGCGGCACCCTCACCGAGCCGGGTCGAGAGAGCCCGTACCGCCGCCGGTCGGTCGAGGAGAACCTTGATCTGTTCGCCCGCATGCGGGCCGGCGAGTTCGAGGACGGCACCCGGACCCTGCGCGCCAAGATCGACATGGCCTCGCCGAACCTGAACCTGCGCGACCCGGTCATGTACCGGATCCGCAAGACCTCGCACCACCGGACGGGCGACGAGTGGTGCATCTACCCGATGTACGACTGGGCCCACGGACAGTGCGACTCGATCGAGCGGATCACCCACTCGCTCTGCACCCTGGAGTACGAGGCCCACCGCCCGCTCTACGACTGGTACCTCGGCGCCCTGGGCGTCTACCATCCGCAGCAGATCGAGTTCGCTCGCCTCAACCTGAGCCACACCGTGCTGAGCAAGCGCCGGCTCCTCGAGCTGGTCGAGGGGGGCCACGTGAGCGGCTGGGACGACCCCCGGATGCCCACCCTGGCCGGCCTGCGCCGGCGCGGGTACACCTCGGAGGCGATCCGGGACTTCTGCGAGCGCATCGGCGTGGCCAAGGCCGACAACGTGGTCGACATCGCGCACCTCGAGCACTGCCTGCGCGAGGACCTGAACCGCCGCGCCCCCCGCGTGATGGGGGTGCTGCGCCCGCTCCGCCTGGTGCTCGAGAACTACCCCGAGGGGCAGACCGAGGAGCTCGACGCTATCAACAACCCCGAGGACCCGAGCATGGGGACGCGGAAGGTCCCGTTCTCCCGCGTCCTCTACATCGAGCAGGACGACTTCCGGGAGGTCCCCCCACCCAAGTACTTCCGCCTGTCCCCGGGGGGCGAGGTGCGCCTGCGCTACGGGTACATCATCCGGTGCGTCGGCGTCGTCAAGGACGACCGCACGGGCGAGATCGTCGAGGTGCGCGGCACCTACGATCCGGCGAGCCGGGGTGGCGAGGCGCGGGGGCGCAAGGTGAAGGGCACGATCCACTGGGTGTCGGCGGCCCACGCCGTGGAGGCCGAGGTGCGGCTCTACGAGCACCTGTTCCTCCGGTCGCGCCCGGACGACGAGGAAGACTGGACGGCCCACCTGAATCCGAGCTCGCTCGTGTCCCTCGAGGGCTGCCGGCTCGAACCGAGCCTGGCCGGCGCCGTGCCAGGGAGCCGCTACCAGTTCGAGCGGCTCGGCTACTTCTGCGCCGATCCGGACTCGGGTGGGCGCCGGCTCGTGTTCAACCGGACCGTGCCCCTGCGCGACACCTGGGCGAAGCTCGAGAAGCCCTAA
- a CDS encoding hydroxyacid dehydrogenase produces the protein MTADSRPLIVLAGAIHPDGHAHLEQEARVVVATAETEDGLIEAAAEAEGILFRARPRCTERLMAACPRLRVVGRHGVGLDTVDIPAATRLGIAVVHAPGANSQAVAEHALMLMLACVKHTTAVDRMTRAGDWRARQVLPNTELAGKTLGIVGVGNIGRRVAKFAGAIGMRVLGYDKYVAADEVRRRGAEPVASLEALLPQVDVLTCHTPLTPETRHMINERTLALLKPEAIFINTSRGPVHDERALFEALTRRRLASAGLDVFEEEPSPVDNPLLNLDTVVCSSHVAGATREAMRHSSLQVTGEMLRVLRGEQPQILANPEVWPRPAHPR, from the coding sequence ATGACCGCCGATTCCCGACCCCTGATCGTGCTGGCCGGCGCCATCCACCCCGACGGCCATGCCCACCTCGAGCAGGAGGCGCGGGTCGTGGTGGCGACCGCCGAAACCGAGGACGGCCTCATCGAGGCCGCCGCCGAGGCCGAGGGCATCCTCTTCCGCGCGCGCCCCCGGTGCACCGAGCGCCTCATGGCGGCCTGCCCCCGGCTCCGCGTCGTGGGCCGGCACGGCGTGGGCCTCGACACCGTGGACATCCCGGCCGCCACCCGGCTCGGCATCGCCGTCGTCCACGCGCCCGGCGCGAACTCGCAGGCGGTGGCCGAGCACGCGCTGATGCTCATGCTTGCCTGCGTGAAGCACACCACGGCGGTCGACCGCATGACCCGGGCCGGCGACTGGCGGGCGCGGCAGGTGCTCCCGAACACCGAGCTCGCCGGCAAGACGCTCGGGATCGTGGGTGTCGGCAACATCGGCCGCCGGGTGGCGAAGTTCGCCGGGGCGATCGGGATGCGGGTCCTCGGTTACGACAAGTACGTCGCCGCCGACGAAGTCCGTCGCCGCGGGGCGGAGCCGGTGGCGAGTCTCGAGGCCCTCCTACCCCAGGTGGACGTCCTCACGTGTCACACGCCGCTCACGCCCGAGACGCGCCACATGATCAACGAGCGCACCCTGGCCCTCCTGAAACCGGAGGCGATCTTCATCAACACCTCGCGCGGGCCCGTCCACGACGAGCGGGCGCTCTTCGAGGCGCTCACGCGTCGCCGCCTGGCCTCGGCCGGTCTCGACGTGTTCGAGGAGGAGCCGAGCCCCGTCGACAACCCGCTCCTCAACCTCGACACCGTCGTGTGCTCCTCGCACGTGGCGGGGGCCACGCGGGAGGCGATGCGCCACTCGTCCCTCCAGGTCACCGGCGAAATGCTGCGCGTGCTGCGGGGGGAGCAGCCCCAGATCCTGGCCAACCCCGAGGTGTGGCCGCGCCCGGCCCACCCCCGGTGA